A stretch of the Arachis stenosperma cultivar V10309 chromosome 6, arast.V10309.gnm1.PFL2, whole genome shotgun sequence genome encodes the following:
- the LOC130936445 gene encoding vacuolar-sorting protein BRO1-like yields MVERRGDLSLPMQRDCLIHYSKCLSMVEPLFTSLSSDADADSIIFVWYDAFNPEHKDGVSSQRNAIQLEKAAVLFNLGAIHSQIAASCDRTTALGRHLAMDAFRIAANFFDILWKDFAKDVVSATLDLTPLFAQFLHYLFSAQASELKLQQQLNNNDASNAFQNHECAGEFVSVSLDA; encoded by the coding sequence ATGGTGGAGCGAAGAGGGGACCTCTCCCTTCCCATGCAACGTGACTGCCTCATCCACTACTCCAAATGCCTTTCCATGGTTGAGCCACTCTTCACCTCTCTCTCCTCCGACGCCGACGCCGACTCCATCATCTTTGTCTGGTACGACGCCTTCAACCCTGAGCATAAGGATGGGGTCTCCTCACAGCGCAACGCCATCCAATTGGAGAAGGCCGCTGTTCTCTTCAACCTTGGAGCCATCCACAGCCAGATTGCTGCCTCTTGCGACCGTACCACCGCCCTTGGCCGTCACCTTGCAATGGACGCCTTCAGAATTGCCGCCAATTTCTTCGACATACTCTGGAAGGATTTTGCCAAGGACGTGGTCTCCGCCACCCTCGATTTGACTCCCCTCTTCGCGCAGTTTCTGCACTACCTCTTCTCCGCTCAGGCTTCCGAGCTCAAATTACAGCAACAACTCAACAACAACGACGCCAGTAACGCTTTCCAAAACCACGAATGTGCCGGGGAGTTTGTATCGGTCAGTCTTGACGCTTGA